A stretch of Acidobacteriota bacterium DNA encodes these proteins:
- a CDS encoding DUF192 domain-containing protein, with translation MGRPHFLEPLLKGPYTDAYAVVVERLGTPIATTVEGAFDSATRNRGLLGRSIMPEGLAMIIAPSNAIHTWFMRFPIDIVFARRDGRVVKIRQHVKPWRIAVSWRAFAAIELAAGTADRHKLIPGDRLTIVSASH, from the coding sequence GTGGGGAGACCGCACTTCCTCGAGCCGCTGCTCAAAGGGCCGTACACCGATGCGTACGCGGTCGTCGTGGAGCGCCTGGGCACGCCGATCGCGACAACCGTCGAGGGCGCCTTTGACTCGGCCACCCGCAACCGTGGGTTGCTCGGCCGGAGCATCATGCCCGAGGGCCTCGCGATGATCATCGCGCCGAGCAATGCCATCCACACGTGGTTCATGCGCTTCCCGATTGACATCGTGTTTGCCCGGCGCGACGGTCGGGTGGTGAAAATCCGGCAGCACGTCAAGCCCTGGCGTATTGCGGTCAGCTGGAGGGCCTTCGCCGCCATTGAACTGGCGGCGGGCACGGCCGACCGGCACAAGCTGATCCCCGGAGACCGGCTTACAATCGTGTCGGCCTCACATTAA
- a CDS encoding VWA domain-containing protein, with product MMTSLRGLATLVIGAALAGAAVAVSGQQQPSQRPPVFRTATELVEIDVVVVDKAGQRVHGLTKDDFILKDRNKPQAIETFTEVQRSIERATELPPLPPETRVDVASNTSAKSGRLVVMVLDDLHTYRGRTDTVKGIARNIVNDLGPESAMSLIQTGGEYGVEVTDDRSRLLGSIDKFKGRRPTRRPLEVCDPIGKPREIETADASNLDPGCEIQELNANRSLYRALEDAAKILGRDDKRRKAFILVSENVAKDISGLFDGGEQVATIVSNSVWQAAPAFEYQLLNTMNAMRRGNVATYSIDPRGKITPQKLMEECFPPPRGAKGIGADPCTGDEASIRDEAGDPTGVSRSPSDWKSWVRLAQHGLEIVSEETGGFAVVNTDDFTGGISQIIADLDNYYLLGFYPSDMNGKGYRPIDVEVKGRPELTLRYRRGYQLEGAPDPPKPTSELNRLVGGALPKNDLPLRLQAIPMPPGPAAGKNARVVIALELTVPTTSMKEVDSDRLLDDIEYGMYAIDMKGAKVRERQSSGAKVTLRPRPGLVVVPDKVTYEIISEMPLPPGQYQLRASATSKKLNAGGSVYLSFDVPDFSKDELQVTDLAIAYADGPHVPIARDLPPVTIQTTSVEVVSRGALPGTSRPSPVVPPTLPVPALTIPFDPTLDRAFVARDTLRLYFKAVQRNARPLTATISALAPDGTVVVTFDRVLETGTQPSLDVSLPLSQLTPGPYRLQVVVSDGTNEAMREVALVVKPQGG from the coding sequence ATGATGACTTCTCTTCGCGGCCTTGCCACGTTGGTGATCGGCGCTGCGCTCGCGGGCGCCGCAGTGGCCGTCAGTGGCCAGCAGCAGCCCAGCCAGCGGCCACCCGTGTTTCGAACGGCGACCGAACTGGTCGAGATCGACGTGGTGGTCGTCGATAAAGCTGGGCAACGTGTTCACGGCCTGACGAAAGACGACTTCATCCTGAAGGATCGGAACAAGCCGCAGGCCATCGAAACGTTTACTGAAGTTCAGCGCTCCATTGAGCGCGCCACGGAACTGCCTCCGCTGCCCCCAGAGACGCGCGTGGACGTGGCGAGCAACACGAGCGCGAAGTCAGGCCGACTGGTCGTGATGGTACTCGACGACCTGCACACCTACCGTGGCCGGACCGACACGGTGAAAGGCATCGCACGCAATATCGTGAACGACCTGGGACCCGAGTCGGCGATGTCACTGATCCAGACCGGCGGCGAATACGGAGTCGAGGTGACCGATGACCGGTCGCGGCTTCTCGGGTCCATCGACAAGTTCAAGGGGCGGCGGCCGACGCGGCGGCCGCTCGAGGTGTGCGATCCGATCGGCAAGCCCCGTGAAATCGAGACGGCAGACGCATCGAACCTGGACCCGGGGTGCGAAATACAGGAACTCAACGCCAACCGCTCTCTCTACCGCGCCCTGGAGGATGCAGCGAAAATCCTTGGGCGCGACGACAAGCGCCGCAAGGCGTTCATCCTGGTCTCGGAGAACGTCGCGAAGGACATCAGCGGGCTGTTTGACGGTGGTGAGCAGGTCGCCACGATCGTCAGCAACTCGGTGTGGCAGGCCGCTCCCGCGTTCGAATATCAGCTACTCAACACCATGAACGCCATGCGGCGCGGCAACGTTGCGACGTATTCGATCGATCCGCGAGGAAAGATCACCCCCCAGAAATTAATGGAGGAGTGCTTTCCGCCGCCCCGTGGCGCGAAGGGTATTGGTGCTGACCCGTGTACCGGAGATGAAGCATCGATTCGCGATGAAGCCGGGGACCCCACCGGCGTCAGCCGGTCCCCGTCAGACTGGAAATCCTGGGTGCGACTGGCCCAGCACGGACTTGAGATCGTGTCTGAAGAAACCGGCGGCTTCGCGGTGGTCAACACTGACGACTTCACCGGCGGCATCTCGCAGATCATCGCCGACCTCGACAACTACTACCTGCTCGGCTTCTACCCGTCCGACATGAACGGCAAGGGCTACCGGCCGATCGATGTTGAAGTGAAGGGCCGGCCTGAGTTGACGCTTCGGTATCGCCGCGGATATCAGCTCGAAGGCGCGCCTGACCCGCCCAAGCCGACGAGCGAACTCAATCGCCTGGTCGGCGGCGCGCTTCCCAAGAACGACCTCCCGCTTCGCCTGCAGGCGATTCCCATGCCGCCGGGGCCTGCGGCCGGCAAAAACGCGCGTGTCGTCATCGCGCTGGAACTCACCGTCCCGACGACCTCGATGAAGGAGGTCGACTCGGATCGACTGCTCGACGACATCGAATACGGGATGTACGCGATTGATATGAAGGGCGCCAAGGTGCGCGAACGGCAAAGCTCAGGCGCCAAGGTGACGCTGCGGCCCCGGCCCGGACTGGTCGTCGTCCCCGATAAGGTCACGTACGAAATCATTTCTGAGATGCCGCTGCCGCCGGGCCAATACCAGTTGCGCGCATCGGCCACCAGCAAGAAGCTGAATGCAGGTGGGTCGGTCTACCTGTCCTTCGATGTGCCTGACTTTTCGAAGGACGAGCTGCAGGTGACGGATCTGGCGATTGCGTACGCCGACGGGCCGCACGTCCCGATCGCGCGCGACCTGCCGCCGGTCACGATTCAGACGACGAGCGTGGAAGTGGTGTCGCGAGGCGCGCTGCCGGGGACATCACGGCCGTCGCCTGTCGTGCCTCCGACGCTGCCAGTGCCGGCGCTGACGATTCCCTTCGACCCGACGCTCGACCGGGCGTTTGTCGCGCGTGACACTCTGCGTTTGTACTTCAAGGCTGTCCAGCGCAACGCCAGACCGCTGACTGCCACGATCTCGGCCCTGGCGCCCGACGGCACGGTGGTGGTGACGTTTGACCGCGTCCTCGAAACGGGCACCCAGCCCTCGCTCGACGTTTCGCTGCCGTTGTCGCAACTGACACCCGGGCCCTACCGGCTGCAGGTGGTCGTGAGCGACGGCACCAACGAGGCGATGCGCGAAGTGGCGCTCGTCGTGAAACCACAGGGCGGGTAG
- a CDS encoding pilus assembly protein, with amino-acid sequence MRSDARGSELIELALTLPILLFILAGIVDFGLLFQRYEVVTNAAREGARVAVLPNYTAADAQARVQSYLTASGLTAPAAAPTVVYSTEALTGGRSIRLVTVSVTYPNEFLYIGPFAALVGGSGYGTVHLRAASSMRLEASAGGS; translated from the coding sequence ATGCGATCTGACGCGCGCGGGTCCGAACTGATCGAACTGGCGCTGACGTTGCCCATCCTGCTCTTCATCCTCGCTGGCATTGTGGACTTCGGCCTGCTGTTCCAGCGGTACGAGGTGGTGACCAATGCCGCCCGTGAAGGGGCGCGCGTGGCCGTGTTGCCCAACTACACGGCCGCCGACGCACAGGCGCGGGTCCAGAGTTACCTGACCGCCAGCGGACTCACGGCGCCGGCGGCGGCGCCGACCGTGGTCTACAGCACTGAAGCGCTCACCGGCGGCCGCTCGATTCGGCTTGTGACGGTCAGCGTGACCTATCCCAACGAGTTCCTCTACATCGGGCCGTTTGCCGCGCTGGTCGGCGGCAGCGGGTACGGCACGGTGCACCTGCGGGCGGCATCGTCGATGCGCCTTGAGGCTTCGGCAGGTGGTTCCTGA
- a CDS encoding polyphosphate kinase 2 family protein, giving the protein MKNLRKITKRLTIANGKGFRLKDHPADWTGGLKDEGHAQELLKEGVRQLSKMQDRLYAQNTYSILIIFQAMDAAGKDGTIRHVMSGINPQGCQVFSFKAPSAEERDHAYLWRSMKAVPERGRIGIHNRSHYEEVVIARVHPAILQGQQMPEHMEQDKNIWQERFAHINDFERYLVENGTVVLKFFLNVSRKEQKQRFLDRIEDPAKNWKFSAGDVHERGFWKDYMKAYEDVFRHTSTVWAPWHIIPADNKWFMRAVVASIITETMEGLTLDYPMLSAAQKKELAAAKRELMSED; this is encoded by the coding sequence ATGAAGAACCTGCGCAAGATCACCAAGCGACTCACGATTGCCAACGGCAAGGGCTTTCGCCTCAAAGACCATCCTGCGGACTGGACCGGCGGCCTCAAGGACGAGGGGCATGCCCAGGAACTGCTTAAAGAAGGCGTGCGTCAGCTCTCGAAAATGCAGGACCGCCTGTACGCGCAGAACACGTACTCCATCCTCATCATCTTTCAGGCGATGGATGCGGCCGGCAAGGACGGCACAATCCGCCACGTGATGTCTGGGATCAATCCGCAGGGCTGTCAGGTCTTCAGCTTCAAGGCGCCCTCAGCGGAGGAACGCGACCATGCGTATCTCTGGCGATCCATGAAAGCCGTGCCCGAGCGCGGTCGCATTGGCATTCACAATCGCTCGCACTACGAAGAAGTGGTGATCGCGCGTGTTCACCCGGCAATCCTGCAGGGGCAGCAGATGCCCGAACACATGGAGCAGGACAAAAACATCTGGCAGGAGCGATTCGCGCACATCAACGACTTCGAACGCTACCTCGTCGAAAACGGCACGGTGGTGCTGAAGTTCTTCCTGAACGTGTCGCGCAAGGAGCAGAAACAGCGCTTCCTGGATCGCATCGAAGACCCGGCCAAGAACTGGAAGTTCTCAGCGGGCGACGTGCACGAGCGCGGCTTCTGGAAGGACTACATGAAGGCGTATGAAGACGTCTTCAGGCACACGAGCACCGTCTGGGCGCCGTGGCACATCATCCCGGCCGACAACAAATGGTTCATGCGCGCGGTCGTCGCCTCGATCATCACGGAGACGATGGAGGGGCTGACGCTGGACTATCCGATGCTGAGCGCGGCGCAGAAAAAGGAACTCGCCGCCGCGAAGCGGGAGTTGATGTCGGAAGACTAG
- a CDS encoding prepilin peptidase yields MGTIEVAAIVTALLGCVTDLTSRRIPNLLTLGAAAAALAFHLFSNGAGGLLLSLSGWIVALLIFLPFFWLGGMGGGDVKLLAALGAWLGPGAAVVIALWTALVGGAMALILAVATGYLLHAWLNLRTLAGHWLHTGFRPHPAMTLDSSGGPRLPYALPIAAGLMVTLWLR; encoded by the coding sequence ATGGGTACCATCGAAGTCGCTGCAATCGTCACCGCACTCCTTGGCTGCGTCACCGATCTGACCTCCCGCCGTATCCCGAATCTGCTCACGCTTGGCGCAGCCGCAGCCGCCCTGGCGTTCCACCTCTTCAGCAACGGCGCCGGCGGGCTCCTGCTTTCACTGTCAGGCTGGATCGTGGCGCTGCTCATCTTCCTGCCGTTCTTCTGGCTGGGCGGGATGGGCGGCGGCGACGTCAAGTTGCTGGCGGCTCTGGGGGCCTGGCTCGGGCCTGGGGCAGCGGTGGTCATCGCCCTGTGGACGGCGCTTGTGGGCGGCGCCATGGCCCTGATCCTCGCCGTCGCGACGGGCTACCTCCTTCACGCGTGGTTGAACCTGCGGACCCTGGCGGGCCACTGGCTCCATACCGGCTTCCGTCCGCATCCGGCAATGACGCTGGACTCGTCCGGTGGGCCCCGCCTGCCTTATGCCTTGCCGATCGCGGCCGGCCTCATGGTGACGTTATGGCTTCGCTGA
- a CDS encoding Flp family type IVb pilin, with amino-acid sequence MTAFLKRLMTDQKGQDLIEYALLGGFVSLAAIAGATALGVSLNDWYNAVATTVDGVSPGGA; translated from the coding sequence ATGACTGCCTTCCTCAAACGTCTGATGACTGACCAGAAGGGCCAGGATCTGATCGAATACGCACTGCTCGGCGGATTCGTCAGTCTGGCGGCGATCGCAGGCGCCACGGCGCTGGGCGTGTCGCTGAATGACTGGTACAACGCTGTCGCCACCACGGTTGACGGCGTCTCGCCCGGCGGCGCGTAA
- a CDS encoding helix-turn-helix transcriptional regulator produces the protein MSHADMPDDIPPLTPAVFHVLLALTGGDRHGYAILKDIRQRTDGRMTMQAGTLYGTLQRLLDLGWVDEIDPPDDEADARRRYYRLNREGRTAIQADVQRMEDLVKAARVHLRPRRA, from the coding sequence ATGTCGCACGCTGATATGCCCGACGATATTCCCCCGCTCACACCGGCGGTGTTTCACGTGCTGCTCGCACTCACGGGCGGCGACCGCCACGGCTACGCCATCCTCAAGGACATCCGGCAGCGCACCGATGGCCGCATGACCATGCAGGCCGGCACGCTGTATGGCACGCTGCAGCGCCTGCTCGACCTCGGCTGGGTGGACGAAATCGATCCCCCCGACGATGAGGCGGATGCGCGGCGGCGGTATTACCGGCTCAATCGTGAAGGCCGCACGGCGATTCAGGCCGATGTCCAGCGCATGGAAGACCTGGTGAAGGCCGCGCGCGTGCACTTGAGGCCCAGACGCGCATGA
- a CDS encoding VWA domain-containing protein, whose amino-acid sequence MADVRTLVALLLAAAVTAPAPVVHGHQQPGQRPPVFRTATELVEIDVVVVDKAGQRVHGLTKDDFILKDRKKPQAIETFTEVQREIERTSELPRLPPETRVDVASNTSAKAGRLVVMVLDDLHVWRGRTDTVKDIARKVVNDLGPESAMALIQTGGEHGVEVTDDRSRLLTAIDRFHGRRPARRPSEVCEPRQRDCDIQDLNAHRSLFRSMEDAARILGGGDKRRKAFILISESLAKDITGIFDGGEQIPDIVDSGGYYSGNNEYTNKAAPDFDYQLLNTMNAMRRGNVATYAIDPRGEVTSQELMQECLGVGVGAGFGDDPCLGGSLPAWKAFVRQGQRGLATFSEETGGFAVVNTDDFTGGISQIIGDLDNYYLLGFYPVEMQRKGYRPIEIEVKGRPDLTLRYRQGYQVDGAPAPPKPTDELSRLVGGALPKNDLPLRLHAIPLPAPNTGPAASRVAKVIVALELTAPTQSMRMADTDRLLDDIRYGLYAVDLKGAKIRERTGSGAKVALRPRPGLAVVPDKVTYEIISELQLPPGQYQLRASATSDKLAAGGSVYLSFEVPDFSKAALSLTDLVIAYADGPHVPIARDAPKKPTVAATGRAVPAAQLQPPAPLLPFDPTLDRTFVSKDTLRLYFKAVQRTASPLTATISALAPVGTVKVTFDRLLDAGTQPSLDISLPLNQLAPGAYRLQVAVTDGTNKAMREVALIIRP is encoded by the coding sequence GTGGCCGACGTGCGCACGCTCGTGGCACTGTTGCTGGCGGCTGCAGTCACGGCCCCCGCCCCGGTGGTCCATGGCCACCAGCAGCCCGGCCAGCGGCCGCCGGTCTTCCGCACGGCGACCGAGCTCGTCGAGATCGACGTGGTGGTGGTGGACAAGGCGGGTCAGCGTGTTCACGGCCTGACGAAAGACGACTTCATTCTCAAGGACCGGAAAAAGCCGCAGGCGATTGAGACGTTCACCGAAGTGCAGCGTGAGATTGAGCGCACCAGTGAACTGCCTCGCCTGCCGCCAGAGACTCGCGTGGACGTGGCGAGCAACACGAGCGCGAAGGCTGGTCGGCTGGTCGTGATGGTGCTCGACGACCTGCACGTGTGGCGCGGCCGCACGGATACGGTGAAGGACATCGCGCGGAAGGTGGTCAACGACTTGGGGCCCGAGTCGGCGATGGCGCTGATTCAGACCGGCGGTGAACACGGGGTTGAAGTGACAGACGACCGGTCGCGGCTCCTGACGGCGATCGACAGATTTCATGGGCGCCGACCCGCAAGACGTCCGTCTGAGGTGTGCGAGCCACGCCAGCGAGACTGCGATATCCAGGATCTGAACGCCCATCGCAGTTTGTTCCGGTCGATGGAAGATGCCGCCCGCATTCTCGGCGGCGGCGACAAACGCCGCAAAGCCTTCATCCTGATCTCCGAGAGCCTGGCAAAGGACATCACCGGGATCTTCGATGGCGGCGAACAGATTCCGGACATCGTCGACTCGGGTGGCTACTACAGCGGCAACAACGAATACACAAACAAAGCCGCACCGGATTTCGACTACCAGTTGCTGAACACTATGAATGCCATGCGGCGCGGTAACGTGGCCACGTACGCCATCGACCCGCGTGGTGAGGTGACCTCGCAGGAACTCATGCAGGAATGCCTTGGAGTTGGAGTGGGGGCTGGCTTTGGTGACGACCCCTGTCTGGGTGGATCGCTGCCGGCGTGGAAGGCCTTTGTTCGACAGGGGCAGCGTGGGCTGGCCACCTTCTCGGAGGAAACCGGTGGCTTCGCGGTGGTCAACACCGACGATTTCACCGGTGGCATCTCGCAGATCATCGGCGACCTCGACAACTACTACCTGCTCGGCTTCTATCCGGTCGAGATGCAGCGCAAGGGGTACCGGCCGATCGAGATCGAGGTGAAGGGCCGGCCGGACCTGACGCTGCGCTATCGGCAGGGCTATCAGGTGGACGGAGCGCCGGCACCGCCCAAACCGACTGACGAACTGTCGCGTCTCGTTGGCGGCGCGCTCCCCAAAAACGACTTGCCGCTGCGCCTGCACGCCATTCCCCTGCCGGCTCCGAACACCGGCCCGGCCGCATCGAGAGTGGCGAAGGTCATCGTCGCGCTCGAGCTGACGGCGCCGACCCAGTCGATGCGGATGGCCGACACCGACCGGCTCCTCGACGACATCCGGTACGGCCTCTACGCCGTGGACCTCAAGGGGGCAAAGATCCGCGAACGGACGGGATCTGGCGCCAAGGTTGCGCTGCGCCCACGTCCAGGGCTGGCGGTCGTCCCGGACAAGGTGACGTACGAGATCATCTCGGAACTTCAGCTGCCGCCTGGCCAGTACCAGCTGCGCGCCTCAGCCACCAGCGACAAACTCGCGGCCGGCGGCTCGGTCTATCTGTCATTCGAGGTCCCGGACTTCTCGAAGGCGGCGTTGTCATTGACGGATCTCGTCATTGCTTACGCCGACGGCCCTCACGTGCCCATCGCGCGCGATGCGCCGAAGAAACCGACCGTCGCAGCGACCGGACGAGCCGTGCCGGCGGCGCAGTTGCAGCCGCCTGCTCCCCTCCTGCCCTTCGATCCCACGCTCGACCGGACGTTTGTCTCCAAAGATACGTTGCGCCTGTACTTCAAAGCCGTGCAGCGCACCGCTTCACCGCTGACCGCCACCATCTCGGCCCTGGCTCCTGTTGGCACGGTGAAGGTGACATTCGATCGCCTGCTCGACGCGGGCACCCAGCCGTCACTCGACATCTCTCTGCCGCTCAACCAGTTGGCACCCGGCGCCTACCGCCTGCAGGTGGCGGTCACCGACGGCACGAACAAGGCGATGCGCGAAGTGGCCCTCATCATCCGGCCGTAA
- a CDS encoding DUF305 domain-containing protein, whose amino-acid sequence MKRTNTVKVCLIAAGVAVVVGCAGQVSAQVPPAPPVQVVQPGAPGKPSRELSESERPKAVASKHSPADTKFMQGMIGHHAQAVEMVDLLKTRTDREDMRMLGKRIEVSQNDEIKMMRLWLQTRGESIPSEHAHHMPGGMMPGMLTPEEMEKLRAAKGAEFDRLFLEGMIRHHGGALVMVQELQSSPGAMQEAEIHDFATHVDADQRMEILRMNTMLKGIKK is encoded by the coding sequence ATGAAGAGGACGAACACGGTCAAGGTCTGCCTGATCGCGGCCGGCGTTGCGGTCGTGGTCGGATGCGCCGGTCAGGTATCGGCGCAGGTGCCGCCGGCACCGCCGGTACAGGTCGTGCAGCCTGGCGCGCCCGGGAAGCCGAGCCGCGAACTGAGCGAGTCTGAGCGGCCCAAAGCGGTGGCCTCAAAACACTCGCCCGCGGATACCAAGTTCATGCAGGGAATGATCGGTCACCACGCACAGGCGGTGGAGATGGTGGACTTGCTCAAGACGCGCACCGATCGCGAGGACATGCGCATGTTAGGGAAGCGCATCGAGGTGTCGCAGAACGACGAGATCAAGATGATGCGGCTGTGGCTGCAGACGCGCGGCGAGTCCATCCCGAGCGAACACGCGCATCACATGCCAGGCGGGATGATGCCGGGGATGTTGACGCCGGAGGAAATGGAAAAACTTCGCGCGGCGAAGGGCGCGGAGTTCGATCGGTTGTTTCTTGAAGGCATGATCAGGCATCACGGCGGTGCCCTGGTCATGGTGCAGGAACTGCAGTCGTCTCCGGGCGCGATGCAGGAAGCCGAGATTCATGATTTTGCAACACACGTGGACGCTGACCAGCGGATGGAAATTCTCCGCATGAACACCATGCTGAAGGGCATCAAGAAATGA